Proteins from one Salvelinus sp. IW2-2015 linkage group LG9, ASM291031v2, whole genome shotgun sequence genomic window:
- the LOC111968789 gene encoding serine/threonine-protein kinase PAK 6-like isoform X2, which produces MFRKKKKKRPEISTPKNFEHRVHTSFDAKRCCFVGLPTQWHSLIENLRRPKPMVDPSRITSVELKPKKTIVRGSMIGHGDYISTMISDMSRLSVTSSNSLRKSSPSARKRAQSLGRLGEVKEGDTYQYEDLGEDELEQQQWRDRAHNIHSESGTSITLQPNGVLPRAKSTYEVSISSLEGPLAPSQPMQVPIKGAYISCEVGSPTETLMVKRDFQVPRVMPQKQRPISFFFSPAMAVQHTDHGGHPPPEYSTNLYIHSHNSPGRPYSSYDLKEESALRHHQSGFLPSTTSSPFMSGIRPHRTVRSSASYTLGLSPNMGLRPNGPDPFLRHSGCPNAPFPGQDSPSQLRPSPTGSLAYSPPGTCSPAFRPPQHPQRPPPDPPKVTHKQFKAALNMVVDKGDPRSYLENFVKIGEGSTGVVCIAREKHSGRQVAVKMMDLRRQQRRELLFNEVVIMRDYQHRNVVEMFKSAMVEEELWVIMEYLQGGALTNIVSETRLSEEQIATVCEAVLQALAYLHSQGVIHRDIKSDSILLTLDGRIKLSDFGFCAQISKDIPKRKSLVGTPYWMAPEVISKSPYSTEVDVWSLGIMVVEMVDGEPPYFSETPVAAMRRLRDEPAPTVRNTTQCYLRHIGAAGFRVTRAGVKKCGLAVHVLEDA; this is translated from the exons ATGTTTcgtaagaagaaaaagaagaggcCAGAGATCTCAACACCAAAGAACTTTGAGCATCGGGTGCACACCTCGTTTGACGCCAAGCGGTGCTGCTTTGTGGGCCTGCCGACCCAATGGCACAGTCTGATAGAGAACCTCCGTAGGCCCAAGCCTATGGTGGACCCCTCCCGGATCACCTCCGTGGAGCTCAAGCCAAAGAAG ACCATCGTGCGTGGGAGTATGATCGGTCATGGAGACTACATCTCAACCATGATCTCCGACATGAGCAGGTTGTCCGTGACCAGCTCCAACTCCCTGAGGAAGAGCAGCCCTTCGGCCAGGAAAAGGGCCCAGTCCCTGGGCAGGCTGGGGGAGGTGAAGGAGGGGGACACCTACCAGTATGAAGACCTGGGAGAAGAtgagctggagcagcagcagtgGAGAGACAGGGCTCATAACATCCACAGTGAGAGTGGGACGAGTATCACCCTACAGCCGAACGGAGTTCTCCCCAGGGCCAAGTCCACCTATGAAGTGAGCATCAGCTCTCTGGAGGGACCCCTGGCTCCATCCCAGCCAATGCAGGTGCCTATTAAGGGGGCTTATATCAGCTGTGAGGTGGGTAGCCCCACAGAGACACTGATGGTTAAGAGAGACTTCCAGGTGCCCAGGGTTATGCCACAAAAACAGAGGCCCATCTCATTCTTCTTCAGCCCAGCCATGGCTGTCCAGCATACCGACCATGGGGGTCATCCCCCTCCGGAGTACAGCACCAACCTCTACATCCACTCCCACAACAGCCCTGGCAGACCATACTCCTCCTACGACCTGAAG GAAGAGTCGGCTCTGAGGCACCACCAGTCAGGCTTCCTACCCAGCACCACCAGTAGTCCCTTCATGAGTGGCATCAGACCCCACAGGACGGTGCGCTCCTCAGCCAGCTACACCCTGGGACTGTCTCCCAACATGGGGCTGAGACCCAACGGCCCTGACCCCTTTCTGAGACACTCAGGCTGCCCTAATGCTCCCTTCCCCGGGCAGGACAGCCCCTCCCAGCTCCGGCCTTCCCCCACCGGCTCCCTGGCCTACAGCCCCCCAGGCACATGTTCCCCTGCCTTCAGACCCCCTCAGCACCCACAGAGGCCGCCACCAGACCCCCCCAAGGTGACCCATAAACAGTTTAAGGCTGCCCTGAACATGGTGGTGGACAAGGGAGACCCTCGGTCGTACCTGGAGAACTTTGTGAAGATTGGAGAAGGGTCCACAGGGGTGGTGTGTATCGCTCGGGAGAAACACAGCGGCAGGCAGGTGGCCGTGAAGATGATGGACCTGCGGAGACAACAACGTAGAGAGCTGCTTTTCAATGAG GTGGTGATAATGAGGGACTACCAGCACAGGAACGTGGTGGAGATGTTTAAAAGTGCCATGGTAGAGGAGGAGCTCTGGGTCATTATGGAGTACCTACAGGGTGGAGCACTAACCAACATCGTGTCTGAGACCAG GCTGAGTGAGGAGCAGATAGCCACAGTCTGTGAGGCTGTGCTGCAAGCCCTGGCCTACCTTCACTCCCAGGGGGTTATCCACAGAGACATCAAGAGTGACTCTATACTGCTAACACTGGATGGGAgg ATCAAGCTGTCCGACTTTGGGTTCTGTGCTCAGATCAGTAAAGACATCCCTAAAAGGAAGTCTTTAGTGGGAACACCCTACTGGATGGCTCCGGAGGTCATCTCTAAATCACCATACAGCACTGAG GTAGATGTGTGGTCTCTGGGTATCATGGTAGTTGAGATGGTGGATGGAGAGCCCCCCTACTTCAGTGAGACCCCTGTTGCAGCCATGAGAAGACTGAGGGATGAGCCAGCTCCCACTGTACGGAACACaacacag TGttacctccgacacattggtgcagctggcttccgagttacgcgagcgggtgttaagaagtgcggtttggcggttcatgttttggaggacgcatga
- the LOC111968789 gene encoding serine/threonine-protein kinase PAK 6-like isoform X1, protein MFRKKKKKRPEISTPKNFEHRVHTSFDAKRCCFVGLPTQWHSLIENLRRPKPMVDPSRITSVELKPKKTIVRGSMIGHGDYISTMISDMSRLSVTSSNSLRKSSPSARKRAQSLGRLGEVKEGDTYQYEDLGEDELEQQQWRDRAHNIHSESGTSITLQPNGVLPRAKSTYEVSISSLEGPLAPSQPMQVPIKGAYISCEVGSPTETLMVKRDFQVPRVMPQKQRPISFFFSPAMAVQHTDHGGHPPPEYSTNLYIHSHNSPGRPYSSYDLKEESALRHHQSGFLPSTTSSPFMSGIRPHRTVRSSASYTLGLSPNMGLRPNGPDPFLRHSGCPNAPFPGQDSPSQLRPSPTGSLAYSPPGTCSPAFRPPQHPQRPPPDPPKVTHKQFKAALNMVVDKGDPRSYLENFVKIGEGSTGVVCIAREKHSGRQVAVKMMDLRRQQRRELLFNEVVIMRDYQHRNVVEMFKSAMVEEELWVIMEYLQGGALTNIVSETRLSEEQIATVCEAVLQALAYLHSQGVIHRDIKSDSILLTLDGRIKLSDFGFCAQISKDIPKRKSLVGTPYWMAPEVISKSPYSTEVDVWSLGIMVVEMVDGEPPYFSETPVAAMRRLRDEPAPTVRNTTQVSPVLKDFLDRMLIRDPVERASATDLLEHPFLLQSGSPQCLVPLVEQYRKRMSRC, encoded by the exons ATGTTTcgtaagaagaaaaagaagaggcCAGAGATCTCAACACCAAAGAACTTTGAGCATCGGGTGCACACCTCGTTTGACGCCAAGCGGTGCTGCTTTGTGGGCCTGCCGACCCAATGGCACAGTCTGATAGAGAACCTCCGTAGGCCCAAGCCTATGGTGGACCCCTCCCGGATCACCTCCGTGGAGCTCAAGCCAAAGAAG ACCATCGTGCGTGGGAGTATGATCGGTCATGGAGACTACATCTCAACCATGATCTCCGACATGAGCAGGTTGTCCGTGACCAGCTCCAACTCCCTGAGGAAGAGCAGCCCTTCGGCCAGGAAAAGGGCCCAGTCCCTGGGCAGGCTGGGGGAGGTGAAGGAGGGGGACACCTACCAGTATGAAGACCTGGGAGAAGAtgagctggagcagcagcagtgGAGAGACAGGGCTCATAACATCCACAGTGAGAGTGGGACGAGTATCACCCTACAGCCGAACGGAGTTCTCCCCAGGGCCAAGTCCACCTATGAAGTGAGCATCAGCTCTCTGGAGGGACCCCTGGCTCCATCCCAGCCAATGCAGGTGCCTATTAAGGGGGCTTATATCAGCTGTGAGGTGGGTAGCCCCACAGAGACACTGATGGTTAAGAGAGACTTCCAGGTGCCCAGGGTTATGCCACAAAAACAGAGGCCCATCTCATTCTTCTTCAGCCCAGCCATGGCTGTCCAGCATACCGACCATGGGGGTCATCCCCCTCCGGAGTACAGCACCAACCTCTACATCCACTCCCACAACAGCCCTGGCAGACCATACTCCTCCTACGACCTGAAG GAAGAGTCGGCTCTGAGGCACCACCAGTCAGGCTTCCTACCCAGCACCACCAGTAGTCCCTTCATGAGTGGCATCAGACCCCACAGGACGGTGCGCTCCTCAGCCAGCTACACCCTGGGACTGTCTCCCAACATGGGGCTGAGACCCAACGGCCCTGACCCCTTTCTGAGACACTCAGGCTGCCCTAATGCTCCCTTCCCCGGGCAGGACAGCCCCTCCCAGCTCCGGCCTTCCCCCACCGGCTCCCTGGCCTACAGCCCCCCAGGCACATGTTCCCCTGCCTTCAGACCCCCTCAGCACCCACAGAGGCCGCCACCAGACCCCCCCAAGGTGACCCATAAACAGTTTAAGGCTGCCCTGAACATGGTGGTGGACAAGGGAGACCCTCGGTCGTACCTGGAGAACTTTGTGAAGATTGGAGAAGGGTCCACAGGGGTGGTGTGTATCGCTCGGGAGAAACACAGCGGCAGGCAGGTGGCCGTGAAGATGATGGACCTGCGGAGACAACAACGTAGAGAGCTGCTTTTCAATGAG GTGGTGATAATGAGGGACTACCAGCACAGGAACGTGGTGGAGATGTTTAAAAGTGCCATGGTAGAGGAGGAGCTCTGGGTCATTATGGAGTACCTACAGGGTGGAGCACTAACCAACATCGTGTCTGAGACCAG GCTGAGTGAGGAGCAGATAGCCACAGTCTGTGAGGCTGTGCTGCAAGCCCTGGCCTACCTTCACTCCCAGGGGGTTATCCACAGAGACATCAAGAGTGACTCTATACTGCTAACACTGGATGGGAgg ATCAAGCTGTCCGACTTTGGGTTCTGTGCTCAGATCAGTAAAGACATCCCTAAAAGGAAGTCTTTAGTGGGAACACCCTACTGGATGGCTCCGGAGGTCATCTCTAAATCACCATACAGCACTGAG GTAGATGTGTGGTCTCTGGGTATCATGGTAGTTGAGATGGTGGATGGAGAGCCCCCCTACTTCAGTGAGACCCCTGTTGCAGCCATGAGAAGACTGAGGGATGAGCCAGCTCCCACTGTACGGAACACaacacag